The genomic window TCCGTGGGCGGTCCTCGAGACCCTTGCGAACGCCGTCGGCCCCGCCGCTCCGCGCCTCACTAGCAGACCTGACGACGGGACCTCAGCACCCATGGCACCGGGCATCCCCAGCTCCTCCGGCGCTTCGAGCGCACCCTCCTTCCTCACCGTGGCCGAGGTGGCCGCGATGCTGCGCGTCTCGAAGATGACCGTCTACCGCATGGTCCACTCCGGCGACCTGCCCGCGATGCAGGTCGGACGTTCCTTCCGCGTCCCCCAGCGCGCCGTCGAGGAGTACCTCTCCGTCGGCCTGGGTGACTGGGGCCACGAGGACTCGGAGTCGACCGGCTCCTGAGAGCCGGTAGGATGGGCCGGTCACCCGAGTGGCCGCAGTGACCCGTCCACGAGACCCGTCACCGATCGACCACCCGCTCGCCCGGCCCGCCGACCCCGTCGGCACCGGAGAGAGCGAGCACCCGGCACGCACGACCTAGAGGAGTCCCCATGGGATCTGTCATCAAGAAGCGCCGCAAGCGCATGGCCAAGAAGAAGCACCGCAAGCTGCTGCGCAAGACGCGTCACCAGCGTCGGAACAAGAAGTGACGGTCACCTGTTGACCCGGAGGCCCCGCACCACGGAGTGCGGGGCCTCTTCTTCTACTCTGGCACCGTGCCAGAGCGCGGGCCCGCGCCCGCCGTCCGACCGAGCACCACCAGGAGCGTCCTGAGCATGTCCGAGACCCCAGCCGCGACCCCCACCGCCCAGTACGGGCTGAGCGTCCCCGAGACGCTGGAGCAGGACGAGATGTGCATGATGCCGATCTCCGTCCACGCCGGACGCGAGGACTGGCCCGCAGGCGTCGAGGCCCTCGCCCGCCCCCTGGACCCCGCGGCCCCCGCCCCCACCACCCTCGCCGAGCTCACCACCCTCCGGGTCGGCGGCCCCGTCCGCGACTACGTCGAGACCACCACCGAGGCCGAGCTCATCGACGCCGTCCGCGCCGCCGACGCCGACGGCACCCCTCTCCTCGTCATCGGCGGCGGCTCCAACGTCCTCGCCTCCGACGCCGGATTCGACGGCGTCGTCGTGCGCGACGCCCGCACCGACGTCGACCTCTCCGCCGACGACCGCTGCGGCGGCGTCGAGTTCACCGCCGCCGCCGGCACCGCCCTCGACGACCTCGTCCGCCAGGCCATCGCCTCCGACTGGGGCGGCTTCGCCCCCCTGTCCGGCATCCCCGGCACCGTCGGCGCCGCCCCGTCCAGAACGTCGGCGCCTACGGCACCGAGGTCGCCGAGCTCATCGCCGGTGTGCGCGCCTGGGACCGCCTCGAGAACCGCCCTGTGTGGATGCCGCTGGGCGACCTGCACCTCTCCTACCGCGACTCCGCCCTCAAGCGCTCCCTCACCGACCCCGCCGTCGGCGGTGGCCGCACCTGGGGCCCCACCGGCCGCTGGGTCGTCCTCTCCGTCACCTTCGGCGTGCGCCAGGCCTCCCTGTCCGCCCCCATCGCCTACGGCCAGCTCGCCAAGACGCTCGGCGTCGAGGTCGGGGACCGCGTCGACTCGCGCGCCGTGCGCGACGCCGTCCTTGAGCTGCGCCGCTCCAAGGGAATGGTGCTCGACGCCGCCGACCACGACACGTGGTCGGCCGGC from Actinomyces radicidentis includes these protein-coding regions:
- a CDS encoding helix-turn-helix domain-containing protein codes for the protein MAPGIPSSSGASSAPSFLTVAEVAAMLRVSKMTVYRMVHSGDLPAMQVGRSFRVPQRAVEEYLSVGLGDWGHEDSESTGS
- a CDS encoding 30S ribosomal protein bS22, which produces MGSVIKKRRKRMAKKKHRKLLRKTRHQRRNKK